The Nostoc sp. NIES-3756 DNA window TGATTAATAAAACTGATGCGACGAAAATTGCGATCGCATTTAACCCCATAATTTCAAAAGGTTTACTCCAACGTTTGATTAATCTAACTTCGATTAGCTCATAACAAGCTGCTAATAGTAATAATGCCCAGCCACTGGTAAACACAACATAAGAACTAGTCCATAATTTTTTATTAATTGGAAATACCCATCCCCAAGCCCAACCAATAATTAAACAACCAATACCAAATAATGCTAGTCCTACACTTGTACGTGTTTGCACTGACTGTTTGCGTATCCAATCCCCAGTAAAATAACCAGCCAACACGCTAACAATAGCAGGAATTGTGCTGAAAAGCCCCTCTGGGTCTCCTAAGTTTTTGAAACCATCCCCGGCATACAGATGAGCTTTTGGTATAATCAATCGGTCAATGTAAGCCCCAAAGTTGCCTTCTCTTGTCAACACACCAGCACCATAACCGGGTACAGGAATGTACATCATTGCTAACCAATAGCCAACAAGTAAAACGCCAGCGAGTATCCATTGTCCTTTGCGCGGTAGTTTAAGAACTGCCAAGGAAGCAAATAAGTAACTAAGACTGATACGCTGTAACACCCCCATAATGCGGATGTTGCTTAAATCAAACGTCCATATACCCTTATTCCAAAAGCCATTGAGTAACAAACCCAAAACAAAGAGAATAGCAGCGCGGCGGAGGATACGCCCGTATACCGCAGAGTTCGGTTTATTCTCCTGGGTGTACTTGGATAAAGAAAAAGTCATTGCCACACCAACAATAAATAAGAAAAAAGGAAATACTAAATCAGTTGGTGTGCAACCATGCCAGTCAGCATGAGCTAAAGGGGGATAAACATCATCTGCAACTCCCGCCATATTGACGAGAATCATCCCTGCAATAGTAATACCACGAAATACATCAAGCGAAGTCAGGCGCATGGACAGAATTTTGTATTAGATGAGTAATAAAGTATCTAAACAACCTTCCATGTTGCAGAGAATTAATTAATTTTTACAACCTGGCTCACACACGGCTTACGCTAAACTATATGCAAAAACAGACTGGAGACTCTAATGACCCCAGCAGTAGCCACACCTCTAAAAGAATCACCCCTGTTATTTGAGGGGCTTACCTGGAGAGAGTTTAAAGCAGTTGAGCAATTACTAGACCGCCCAGGATATCGGCTCTCTTTTTTGGACGGAGTTTTGGAGATCCGGAGAATGCCTGGAGAAGCACACGAAACTGTTAAGAAAAGAATTGCAGCCTTGTTAGAACTTTACCTGCTCATGGCAGGTTTTGACTTTACCCCAACTGGCTCAATGACCTTGGAAAGTGAAGCGGGTGCTGTTAAGCGTGAAGCAGATGAATCTTATAAACTTGCCCCTGGTC harbors:
- a CDS encoding acyltransferase family protein, with product MRLTSLDVFRGITIAGMILVNMAGVADDVYPPLAHADWHGCTPTDLVFPFFLFIVGVAMTFSLSKYTQENKPNSAVYGRILRRAAILFVLGLLLNGFWNKGIWTFDLSNIRIMGVLQRISLSYLFASLAVLKLPRKGQWILAGVLLVGYWLAMMYIPVPGYGAGVLTREGNFGAYIDRLIIPKAHLYAGDGFKNLGDPEGLFSTIPAIVSVLAGYFTGDWIRKQSVQTRTSVGLALFGIGCLIIGWAWGWVFPINKKLWTSSYVVFTSGWALLLLAACYELIEVRLIKRWSKPFEIMGLNAIAIFVASVLLIKILVRTKIGTGDTAPSTYNWIYQNVFASWAGTFNGSLLFALVTVLLWWAVAVFMYRQRWFLKV
- a CDS encoding Uma2 family endonuclease, coding for MTPAVATPLKESPLLFEGLTWREFKAVEQLLDRPGYRLSFLDGVLEIRRMPGEAHETVKKRIAALLELYLLMAGFDFTPTGSMTLESEAGAVKREADESYKLAPGRVRPDLAIEVVFTSGGINKLEAYKRLLIPEVWFWEDGVLEVYHLRLEGNALRYEKISTSEEVKGIDLDLLLRCINMVNHVDAIKTFQQAIQK